The window CAGCAGCCCGCTGATGCCGAGCAGATCGACGGTTCCCCTGTCCAGCCCGAGATAATTTCCAAAATGGATCATCAACCCGCTGACGGAGACCGAGTGCACGAAGGTCGTCTCGTCCTTCGATTTCAAACGGGTGACGCCGATGAAGATCGCCGGGCTCGACTGTACGGCATCGGAAATCTTGCCCGCCGCGGACGCCATGCCCTTCAGCGATACGCAGCCGCCTGCTTCGGCGACCGCAAAGGTCTCGGCTATGGCGTCGGCGGCCGAGCGCACGGCATGGGTCACGGCGGCGATCGTTTCCGGGCAATTCTCCGGTTTCGGCGGAATGGTCGCGCCCGAGCGCGGCCTGCCGTCAACGTCGCTTCCCTTGGCCGTGTTGATGATGATGGTTTCGGCGCCGCTCAGTTTTAATTGCCGCATCAATTCCTCATGCCGCAAAAGGAAACGGTGCCGCCGTAAAAAATCATTGTTCGAAAGCGCTCCTTCGACCGCTTCGATAAACATGCCAACAGTCAATTGCTGGGTGGAAATTCGTTTGAGCATCAGACGCTTTTATTTTCCTTCCCGGGGATGGTAACCTCAACCG is drawn from Agrobacterium tumefaciens and contains these coding sequences:
- a CDS encoding HD-GYP domain-containing protein → MLKRISTQQLTVGMFIEAVEGALSNNDFLRRHRFLLRHEELMRQLKLSGAETIIINTAKGSDVDGRPRSGATIPPKPENCPETIAAVTHAVRSAADAIAETFAVAEAGGCVSLKGMASAAGKISDAVQSSPAIFIGVTRLKSKDETTFVHSVSVSGLMIHFGNYLGLDRGTVDLLGISGLLHDIGKVEIPSSILNKAEGLSASEREIINLHPAFGRDILSRNEQMPAMVLDVCFNHHERIDGGGYPSGRVGNEISLYARIAAICDVYDAVTSVRPYKKPWTANDALTWMLRREGHFDTQLLKKFALCISASLPRG